A window from uncultured Desulfobacter sp. encodes these proteins:
- a CDS encoding glycosyltransferase, with the protein MSKRVGDILVDQGLVTLEQLEEALALQRSKGGRLLWVLGSLGYISRSQLFNTLATHYGLQFQLIDKNAQKRVDWSLCRDLTPEQAIQFQTLPRALQDNRLTLLTAYPQNSGMLEFYQTKFPDAVIEQVVITDLDLVRLVDSHFKEGLQDQSVFGLYYRNPSESARYVFSPSQVVVIAAASLILLALSYITPLTVSRAVLFVINFVYLATILFRLALSVEGARNEILQPVTAQKVQALEDTDLPLYTVLVPVYNEPEVMPDLVRGLSNLDYPQNKLDVLLLLEENDTRTLEAAKKASPPANWRFIHIPDIHPKTKPKACNYGVHFARGKYLTIYDAEDIPEPDQLKKAVVAFEKNPPGEFLCFQAALNYFNARQNLITKFFTLEYTYWFDYLLPGLDKLRLPIPLGGTSNHFDLDLLKGLGAWDPFNTTEDADLGVRSAAEGYRVGVINSTTYEEANSRYGNWIRQRSRWIKGYMQTALVFNRHPIKLMRSVGLKNWLSFQIFIAGTPLLFLLNPIMWSFFTIWAVTQIDFMQAHYLPLTTFFGLINLVLGNFLGIYLNCMAVFRRRLYYLLPFALLNPVYWLFFHTPAAYKALWQLFVKPHYWEKTTHGLTSSRHTSSV; encoded by the coding sequence ATGTCAAAACGGGTGGGCGATATTTTAGTGGACCAGGGGCTTGTAACCCTTGAGCAGCTTGAAGAGGCGCTTGCGCTGCAGCGTTCAAAGGGCGGGCGGTTGCTGTGGGTGCTGGGTTCCCTGGGATATATTTCCCGTTCACAGCTTTTTAACACCCTTGCAACCCATTACGGACTGCAATTTCAGCTTATAGATAAAAATGCCCAAAAACGTGTAGACTGGTCCCTTTGCCGGGACCTGACACCGGAACAGGCAATTCAGTTTCAGACTTTGCCCCGTGCATTGCAGGACAATCGGTTGACCTTGTTGACCGCATACCCGCAAAATTCCGGCATGCTTGAATTTTACCAGACAAAATTTCCAGATGCGGTCATTGAACAGGTGGTGATTACCGATCTGGATCTTGTGCGCCTGGTGGACAGCCATTTTAAGGAGGGACTTCAGGACCAGTCCGTGTTCGGGCTGTATTACCGCAATCCTTCGGAGTCGGCCCGCTATGTATTCAGCCCGTCCCAGGTGGTTGTCATTGCCGCTGCAAGCCTGATTCTTCTGGCCTTATCCTATATCACTCCGTTGACGGTATCCAGGGCGGTGTTGTTTGTTATAAATTTTGTATACCTTGCCACGATTTTATTCCGCCTGGCGCTGTCCGTGGAGGGTGCGCGCAACGAAATCCTCCAGCCGGTGACAGCACAGAAAGTCCAGGCCCTTGAGGATACGGACCTGCCCCTTTATACCGTTCTGGTTCCGGTTTACAATGAACCCGAGGTGATGCCTGATCTGGTCCGGGGGCTGTCCAACCTGGATTACCCCCAGAATAAACTGGATGTGCTCCTGCTTTTAGAGGAAAACGACACCAGGACCCTTGAGGCCGCAAAAAAAGCCTCGCCGCCTGCCAACTGGCGGTTTATTCATATCCCGGATATCCATCCGAAAACCAAACCCAAGGCCTGTAATTACGGTGTCCATTTTGCACGGGGCAAGTATCTGACCATTTATGATGCTGAAGATATCCCCGAGCCGGATCAGCTGAAAAAAGCGGTTGTCGCCTTTGAAAAAAATCCTCCGGGTGAATTTTTATGTTTCCAGGCGGCATTGAACTATTTTAACGCCCGCCAGAATCTGATCACTAAATTTTTCACCCTTGAGTACACCTATTGGTTTGATTATCTGCTGCCCGGTCTGGACAAACTTAGGCTGCCCATTCCGTTGGGGGGGACCAGCAACCATTTTGACCTTGACCTGCTCAAGGGTCTGGGTGCCTGGGACCCATTCAACACCACAGAAGATGCAGACTTGGGCGTTCGGTCCGCTGCCGAAGGATACCGGGTGGGAGTTATCAACTCCACAACCTATGAGGAGGCCAACAGCCGTTACGGCAACTGGATCCGCCAGCGTTCCCGCTGGATCAAAGGATACATGCAGACCGCCCTGGTATTCAACCGCCACCCCATCAAACTGATGCGCAGTGTGGGCCTTAAAAACTGGCTGTCGTTCCAGATTTTTATTGCGGGTACGCCGCTGCTGTTTTTGCTCAACCCCATCATGTGGAGTTTTTTTACGATATGGGCCGTCACCCAGATTGATTTTATGCAGGCGCACTACCTGCCGCTGACCACATTCTTTGGCCTGATCAATCTGGTGCTGGGTAATTTTCTGGGTATTTATCTAAACTGCATGGCGGTATTCCGAAGACGACTTTACTATCTTTTGCCCTTTGCGCTTTTAAATCCGGTTTACTGGCTTTTTTTCCATACACCGGCAGCATACAAAGCCCTGTGGCAGCTTTTTGTAAAACCCCATTACTGGGAAAAGACCACCCATGGCCTTACAAGTTCACGCCATACCTCATCTGTCTGA